From the genome of Sphingobacterium sp. UGAL515B_05:
GGGGATTGGAAATTGCCAAAAATGTACCACTATACGTGCATTGACAATTGCAATTTTTACATGGTTTATGACGTTTACAGAAAGCCTTTTTTTTGGAAGATTTAAATTTTGAACAACACGGGTCCTTTTTTTCAGTAGTAGCATTACCTTGTGTGTGTCTACTGTGTGCATTCATTTTATGGCAGGCGAAAGCGTCGGGTGCACTTAAAAGGAAACCGAAGGTTAAAAATAGTAGTATAAGTCGCTTAAGTGCCATATCAGCTCAAATATAGTTGTTTTGGGTAGAATTTGCTTCCATTTTTAACTTTTTTTGGCATTATGGACTTTTTTATACGCTCCATGTTATTTGAGTTTGGGGGGGACCAGATAACATGGAGCGGCGTTTGGAATTCTTTTTTCGGAAAGCAAATGAAATACTTAAAACTTAAAACCAGAAAAAAAGCCGGGCTTTTTCCAGGTACGTTTATATTCATCAGCTAAAGGAGAATGATCCGAATAGGCGAGCACTTCATCAAGCAAATTGTGTGCTTTTTTCAGATTCCCTGTTTTATAGTTTGCATATGCCTCTGCTAATTTAACCGATTCGACATCATCGTCATAGCCCCAATCGCATTGCTGATAAATACCGTTGAAAACATGGACGTATTTATTTACTTCATTTATAGCTCCGTTTTCGGCGAAAAGTTCAATTCCAAATTTTAACCAAAGGACATAATCATTAGGCTCCATGACTGACTGTACCCAACTGTCATACGTTTGGAATGTTTCAATACCCGCGCTAGATTCCGTAAGATAGTAATGGCTTTTAACAATGAGATAGAGCGTCTTTGCTTTATCGAAATTATCGATGATAAATTCCCGTTTATTTTTAAGGTATTTCCGCGCAGCGAGGTTCATGGACTTGTAATTGCTCTTTTCATTATATAGCTGCATCAACACATATTGAGGCTGTGCTTCATGTGGGTACCGTTGTGCCATATTTTCGTAATAGGAGACACGTTGCTCAAAATTATCCGGCTCGATTATCTGATAGATAATATGTTCTATCCCATTTTTTGACGCTTCAAAGTCACGATAATGATAATCATCTAAATTGGGATGATCAATATAGAATTTGTAAATAAACTCGAGGAGCTGTTGGGCCCGGGATTGAATATTCGCTGATCGACCTAGTTGGTATTCAACATTGATTTGATGCATAAGCATGCGGTAACAAGGAGGAAATGCAACAGACTCCATATCTTCAGCTTCTTCATCTTCTTCGGAGGTAAATTCCTGCTGCTCCAGGGTGGCTTCCAGCGAGATCTGATAGGTGTCAAAGTACTGTTGAAGTACCTCCTCCAGACGTACGTAATCTTCCAATGCTGACAAGGTATCGGCTCGGGTGAAATGAAGTTCTTCAAAGTCGGAATAGCTTAATCCTTCGGTGGCGATAGCATAGGAGGTTTCCAGTTCGCCGGCTTCTTTATACGCTAAGGCTAGATTATTACAATTCATGGCCCGGTTGTGGGAGCCGCCAAAGTAGTCACTTTCGTACTTATTTTGTTCAAAATACTCCTTGAAAGCGTCGTAGGCTTGACGATAAAGTTCGAGGACGAGCAATTGTAGTGCAGATTGATCAACTGTGGTTAAGTTGTCCTGGGAGTGAATAAAATCAGATAGCGCGACAGCTTCATTATAACATTCACGGGGAAGGTCATGGAAAGTAGGAACCTGATCGTAAACTGTTCCATTGGCATTAAAGGTGCATTCAACTAGGCGTCGCCAAGATGTTGCATTCCATTTTCGCTCACCTACCATTGTTAGGTGCGGAATAGCCGCGGCATACTGCCCCTCATCATAGAGATAGGCTGCCGCAAAATGGTAACCGACATAAGAATCAGGATAGGCATCGACCAATTTGAGTGCATGGAGATAATAATAGTCAAGCGGGATTCCGATTTCCTCTGAGTAATTGCGCTCAATGATAAGCTGATAGTAAAAGACCTCAGGGTGTTCATACCCCTCCGCAATCAATTCGTCAAATCGAGTATGCCATTTGACCAACTCCTGATGGATATGTACGGCTGAGTTTTCCCCTTTGATAAGCTTAAGTAAAATTTGCAGTGCTAGGTCGATTGCATTATTTTCGTAAGCAATTTCAGCGAGATCTACATAATTCATTTCATTGCTGCTGATGAAATGCTTAAAATCTGCTTCCATTAAAGCTAAAATATTAGACGCATTGATCTGTTTGGTACGGTCAAGCAGGTATATTTTCTTTATCCAAAAGATGGAAAAATTATGATCCAAGGTTTCCCGTTCATCCCTGAATGTTTCTTTAACGAAATCAATGCTCGCCTCCAAAACTGGAAGCATCGCTGTATCATCCTGGAGCCCTTCATAGATATTAGTTAAATAGTTGTGCCCATATCCGGACATATTTGGGGAAGCGATTAATTTTTTTGCGTATTCGATGAATACATCTTTATTGCCTTCAGTAATATGGAATTTTGGTCGACCAATTTGTGCTAATGTCGCTTGATTGTCCAAAACATAATTCAGTATATGATATAGGGTCGTTTCATTATCAGGTTCGATGGCCAATGCTTTTTTAAAATAGGGGATCATTTTTTCCTGAATAACATCGAAAATAGCTTCGTGGCCATCATAGAATGCCTGATCATGATAGGCGATCGCGAGGTGTGTCCAAAGCGTCACATCTTGATCGTTTTGTCGCAGTTGGTTTTCTCCTTCAATGATAAATAAGTCTAGTTGTCCGCTGTAGAACAAATCATATATATTCTTTTCTTCCATTTATTAATTTTTATATGTATCCAGTATGTTAGAATCTTTGAAAAATACTATTTAGCCGTTGGAAGCTTTTCAAAGCTATTACCGTTCCATAGAAATTCTTCACTTTTTTTTGTGATTTTGAAATTGGGATTTTCTGCATTGTCGTCAATAGCTTCTCCCTCTTCAATGTATTTATAGATAATCTGATTATTTTTTCCGTGTTCGGAAGGGAAAAGAATCTTTTCATCGTAATAGAACACACCAGCATCACTCACCGAATACCGGCTAGGAAGATCGACAAGTCGTTGTCCTGTCCATGCCACATAGTTGTACTCAGAAGGTATACCACAGGCTTCACCCAGGAATTCGATGCGGATGATTTGTCTGACATTTTGAAGGCCCATCGCTGGTAGCAATTTACTTTGTGAGAACGATTGTTCCGAATAGGTGAAGGGGAAGGTATGTTCTGCCATGAAATTTCCGTTTGCATCGAGAAGCTTAACAACTGTTGAGAGATGACCCTCTTCCTGTTCATTGTTGCCGGTTGTAAAACGTTCAATACCGTAAATATATTGCGAGCCGTCCGAAGCGGTTTGTTTTCCGAGCGCTAATAGTCCGAGCCAAATAAAACCATTTTTTTTACTGTTACCGTCGGAATAACTTATCTCATACCAAGGAGCATAAAAATTTTTCAGTGTATTTCCTTTGAATGGCGCACTGGTGATCGTAACAACATTTCCTGCCGATAAAGAATCTAAGATTGCTGCCTTAAGACTAGGTTGAGCACGCACATAAGCTTTTGTGGCAAAAACAGTTGCCGATTGACCCTTTTGTATGTTCCATAAGTTGAAATTATCGTCAAATTTTAAATTTTCCTGTGCCTTTGAGCAAAATGGTCCGATGACCAAGATGATTAAATAGCATCCCATTAGTTTTCTCATTTTTCACTCTCCTTTCCTGCAAAAATAGAAGAATTGGTTCATAGGCTTTATCACTGCTTTCAGGTATTTTTTTGTATAGTGTTCCAGACTAAGAAAGGAGGCATAGCATTTTTTCTTTTCCAATAACGTCTTTCAGCTAAACATCTTATATGCATTGGAATTTAGATTCGAGCAGAGAATGAGTTTCAATAATCTATTGGGTATTGATTTTATATGGACTGATTTCCTAAAAGTACAAGACAATGCGATAATCACACCATTTGCTTCATTGTTTAATATTGAAATTTGTAAAGTCAATAAAACAATAGTATGAATCAGATATCAAAATTTGGAATTTTCGCTTTGCTACTGAGCAGCAGTTTAACAATTATGGTTGGAACTGTTATAGCGCGGTCATTAAAAGAAATTTCAGTCCATTTAGGATTTGAAGAAAATCCAGGTTTGTTGATTACGTTGCCTTCGCTCGGCGTAGTAATTTTTGCACCCTTCGTTGGGAAATTGATTGACCGAAAGGGAGCATATCTGATGCTTAGATGGGGTTTGATACCTTATGCTTTACTTGGGCTGCTGGGGCCCCTTCTTACCAACCCTTATTTGGTTGTGATAGATCGTATTCTTTTAGGTATTGCTACGGCGTCAATACAGGCAGCTGGAACGGGCTTAATTGCATTACTATTCATTGGTGACGACCGCATGAAAATGATAGCCTGGCAAGGTATGGCTATTGAACTGGGCGGGGTCGTGATCTTATCGGCGTTAAAAGGCAATGGTGGATTTTCGCACCATACGCGTTACGTTACTGTTGGCGGAATGATGAGCGATTCAATTACGTTGTCATCTTCCATTTTACGCAGTACAGATATTCAGCTTTCAGGCTCGGGTTTAGGTACCTGGAGACCGGAAGAAATAAAGTTATTGATTGCCGAAATACTTCCCGAAATGTTTCAGCTTGCTGCTGACGGAAAATTAAAAATCGAAACGGTAAATATTCCACTTAAAAACATTGAAAACGCTTGGGAAATGAATATCGATGGAGGCAAACGCTTCGTTGTTTTAATCTGAAAAATGCAGTCGCTAACTATTGATTTAGGCCTTTGGGTGTTTAATTTTTTATGTTTTCTTTACCACCAAAGTTGACTGATAAGCTCCTTTGATGGTAAAGAAAACAGTTTATTGAAATATATGGTAATATATCTCGGTTTTCTATAATTGTTTACTGCGCCGCTCCAATAACCACAGGCCATAAGGGGTTCTGAACGAGTAAACGGCCCTTGCTTTTATTGATTTCATCTTGGGGAACAGGATACCAATAATACTCTTTTACCCACCGCCGGTTTTCTATGGATGTCCGTTTGTAGAAAGAATCGGGGTCACCTAAAGGTTTTACTGTTGTAGTATTCTGACCGTAAGTTTGTTGCACATTGTCAAAACCGTTCATATTCATTCCGGTCATACGTGTCATATCACCATCAACTCCGCCTTTGTCTGGTTGATTTGCGCTTACAGGGTCACAGATCATCCATCGGCGCATGTCAAACCAGCGTTGTCCTTCGCCTAATAACTCAACATGTCTTTCCTGAACAATCGCTTTAAACTGTCCGGCTTTATTACCGATAACACCTGTTTTAATACCACTTGCTTCCATTTCTGCATAGCCCGGTATCCCGGCGCGTTGCCTCACTTTGTCTATATATTCGATAATTTTTGGATCGTTGGGATTAATTTCGTTGAGGACTTCGGCGTAATACAAGTAGAAGTCGGCTAAACGGAACAAAATAGAAGGTCGTGCCCAGGAAGTGTAAACGGTGAATGGAGTACCTGGTGCACCGGCGACGTTGATGGAACTAATTCCTTGTGCGATACGTCTGTTTTTAAATTTATATAGTAAATACCCTGCTCTTGGCCAATTCTCGCCACCGGCAATTCCCGAAGGTTTGCCGCGACCGTACCATTGATAGTATATACCATTTGGATTATTATGTTCATTTGCATGAATATGCCAACTTTTTCCATTGTAGCCTACTGTAGCATAAAACCGCGGCTCCCGGTTGGCATACATATTGAAAATGTTTTGATCCGCATGATTATTGACATGGGTAGGATTATTGACTGTCGTGAATCCATCTTCTTTGTAATTCGATCCGGCATCATAAATCGTCTTTCCATTGCTCATAAAAAATGCGTCTACAGATTCCTGCGAGATGCCTACGTTAGCAAAATTAGTGGGGCTTGCGTAGAGATCTACAGGATTAGAG
Proteins encoded in this window:
- a CDS encoding SH3 domain-containing protein, coding for MGCYLIILVIGPFCSKAQENLKFDDNFNLWNIQKGQSATVFATKAYVRAQPSLKAAILDSLSAGNVVTITSAPFKGNTLKNFYAPWYEISYSDGNSKKNGFIWLGLLALGKQTASDGSQYIYGIERFTTGNNEQEEGHLSTVVKLLDANGNFMAEHTFPFTYSEQSFSQSKLLPAMGLQNVRQIIRIEFLGEACGIPSEYNYVAWTGQRLVDLPSRYSVSDAGVFYYDEKILFPSEHGKNNQIIYKYIEEGEAIDDNAENPNFKITKKSEEFLWNGNSFEKLPTAK
- a CDS encoding MFS transporter, which encodes MNQISKFGIFALLLSSSLTIMVGTVIARSLKEISVHLGFEENPGLLITLPSLGVVIFAPFVGKLIDRKGAYLMLRWGLIPYALLGLLGPLLTNPYLVVIDRILLGIATASIQAAGTGLIALLFIGDDRMKMIAWQGMAIELGGVVILSALKGNGGFSHHTRYVTVGGMMSDSITLSSSILRSTDIQLSGSGLGTWRPEEIKLLIAEILPEMFQLAADGKLKIETVNIPLKNIENAWEMNIDGGKRFVVLI
- a CDS encoding RagB/SusD family nutrient uptake outer membrane protein, translated to MKIFNKALICLAIATTTLSTSCKKYLDVSSELADNLTIEGVFENAAYTRRWHGNIFNCIIEYSKNSSSADRMSNPWSAISGEIVANFARNLMVSGYTAGNAGYHRWATQYMQIRQALIFIQRAHAISGSGNNALPQAEVDRMKDEARFFVAYSYFTLLELYGPVPLITDLADPEDQNLDYARAPMDDVINYIDGLLAELINTGNLPATIKSNVSTNQYDTGSMVRPTLVAARALRAKLWVYASSKLFNGGFTESLAIVNPDGSRLFPDYNPQKIQTAKQRLEEFLDYAHGLGHKLHIEYYPADPANPGVQEINPNESIYQLFQKYNDEIIWATGYNDYSNPNNQERRSNPVDLYASPTNFANVGISQESVDAFFMSNGKTIYDAGSNYKEDGFTTVNNPTHVNNHADQNIFNMYANREPRFYATVGYNGKSWHIHANEHNNPNGIYYQWYGRGKPSGIAGGENWPRAGYLLYKFKNRRIAQGISSINVAGAPGTPFTVYTSWARPSILFRLADFYLYYAEVLNEINPNDPKIIEYIDKVRQRAGIPGYAEMEASGIKTGVIGNKAGQFKAIVQERHVELLGEGQRWFDMRRWMICDPVSANQPDKGGVDGDMTRMTGMNMNGFDNVQQTYGQNTTTVKPLGDPDSFYKRTSIENRRWVKEYYWYPVPQDEINKSKGRLLVQNPLWPVVIGAAQ